The following coding sequences are from one Candidatus Marinimicrobia bacterium CG08_land_8_20_14_0_20_45_22 window:
- a CDS encoding phosphoheptose isomerase, producing MIAQLIESADLKKRLATDGVEIIELAAKRLIRTLEMGGKILLCGNGGSAADAQHLAAELVCRLTRERKAIPAIALTTDTSILTAVSNDYDFSMIFVRQIEALGKKDDALVAISTSGNSPNIIKAAEFARSLGLLTIVLTGENGGKLAGTSDIVIRVPSKNTQRIQESHITIGHILCDLIEQSICGN from the coding sequence ATCATCGCTCAACTAATCGAAAGCGCCGACCTTAAAAAACGGCTGGCGACTGACGGTGTCGAGATCATCGAACTGGCGGCGAAACGTTTGATCCGGACGCTGGAAATGGGCGGGAAAATCCTGCTCTGTGGAAATGGCGGAAGCGCCGCCGACGCCCAACATCTCGCCGCCGAACTCGTTTGCAGACTGACGCGTGAACGAAAGGCAATTCCGGCAATTGCGCTGACGACCGATACTTCCATTTTGACCGCAGTTTCTAATGATTACGATTTTTCTATGATTTTCGTACGCCAAATCGAAGCGCTTGGCAAAAAAGACGATGCGCTGGTAGCAATTAGCACCAGCGGCAACTCGCCGAACATTATCAAAGCCGCCGAATTTGCGCGATCCCTCGGACTTTTGACGATCGTTTTGACCGGTGAGAACGGTGGCAAACTGGCAGGTACGTCGGACATCGTGATCCGCGTTCCATCGAAAAACACGCAACGAATTCAGGAATCGCACATCACAATTGGACATATACTTTGCGACCTGATTGAACAATCCATTTGTGGAAATTAA